agactggctcgaaaaaagCCCTCAGAGGCTACATACAACTCATTTCTAAAAGatcaaaaaattacaaaattttcatataaaaagcTAAAAATCCCTCCGCTAATCGCCCGAATTCACACCATGGCCATCCGAGCCTGATGGCGAGTCAAACGGAAGtcataaaaagaaatcaaagaccaaatcaaaatgaacagaaacatGAAGCAAACATAAAATTCCCGTTGCCTTAAGCTCCGTCGTCACGTTATCGGTCTAAAATACCTACAATGAACATGACCTTATAAAGCTCTTCCTTTGTGACGTCATTGGCCCTGCAAATACGACCTAAATCTTCTCACAAAGACAATACATGTCACAACCACGTAAATAGTTGAACTTCAACAGAGTTTACTTTCGCTCCTCTCTCGATAATGTTCACGCAAATACTCTACGAAGTAAGCTGACTGAGAAATATGCAATAGGGCTGCTTATCAAACCCAATATTGAATAGGACCTGAAATGTTTACGACGATCTCGTCCCACTATAGTGTCGATTGCTCCAATCTGCTCGAGAGCTCCCACCCGTTTcacgaaaaataattattttgatcCGAAATTGTGTCTAAAATCGTTACGTTTCCTGTTCTTTCAGTTCCACACTGCAAGGAGCGCTGGCGCAATCTGAGAGCATGTTTGACAAGACACTTAAAGAACAGCAAACAACAGATCGCCACGGGAAACACTAACTACAAACCGTATTACTTGGCAGAGCATATGAAGTTCGTACTTCCGTACACCAAGTCGAGGCAACGAGATAACGTCATAGTGACGGAAGAAAACACCAATGCACCAATACAAgtacaaaaaatcgaaatagaTGAATACGATGACGAAAAATCATCGGAACCTGAACCGCCTGCGTTGACCATTCAAACCATGATGGCGAGCAGTCCTAATCCGACGACCAGATTCGTTTTCGTGCCACCGATTAGCTCTACGCCTAATGCTCCGGTTAAAAGATCGGCAGCAGCCGTAGAACAAGAGTCTCGACCAGAAGGTGATAATCCAGATAACGTAGCTGCGTCCGTAGAGAAGAAACTGAAAACTAAGCCGGATGCAACAGCCACAGCCGTCACAGAAATTGATGATTCAGCCGATCTCAATTTCTTCAAAAGTTTGCTGCCAGACATTCGGCAGATGACACCAGCACAGAAACGAAAGTttaaaatgggaattttcgaGCTAATAAACAACATTGTCGACTAAGCGAATGtttccaataaatttgaaatgtttattcaGTGTATCCGTGTTTCACATGGAAAGCTCAAAATGAAATGCTTACACTTACGACATCGACTACCAAGTTGTTGTCTTTTTGACCAAATCTTTGTTACGTTCGATCATGTCCtcctttttctcttttctGCCTTTCTCGATTATCTTCTCAATTTCCTCCAGACTCTCATCCTTTCCAGTACCACGTGCATCCTGTGGTGCATTCGCTTCAGCACCTTTGTCCCAATTTTCCTGGGCATTACCACTTGCTGATGGGGAATTTTTCCGGTCGCTTCTGCTTTTCTCATTGTCGTTGGGACTCCTGTTACGATCATTCGGACTGCGTTTACGATCGACACTGTCATAAGAACGGCTTCTCGAGCGCCTTCGTTCACGACTTCGATCACGGAAACGGCCACGACTGGAACCACCACCACCTCCACCACCATTGCCCAACCATCTTCTGTCCCTACCACGACCGCGATAGTCACGATCACGATAATCTCGGAAGTCTCTGTATCCTCCACGACCACGGCTTCTGCTACTACCGAATCCAAATCGGGGTTTGTAATACGTTCCACGATCGTAACCGCCTCGGCCTCCTCTTGGTCTTCTGTCCCGTCGACGATCCATGCTTCCTGAACGTGACCGTGATCTGGAAAATGATCTGGATCGGCTTCGAGAACCACCACTTCGGCTTCTATATGAGCGCGAACGACTTCTACGATACGATCGGGACCTTTAATGGATACTTCAATGAGAACAAATCTACAAAAATCATTATGCAAGCAGTTGTACCGTGAACGGCTGCCACTATAGCGACGACGTGAACGAGAGCGACTTCGACTCGAACGGGAACGACGTGGCACAATAACTGGCTCAGGTGGTTTCTCCGATGATGGTAACCGGAAATTGCCAAACTTATCGAGGACAGCTTGTCGTGTCGGTGGTTTCGGGATCTGAGGCGGCGGCTCAGTATACTTCGGACGAGGTAATGTTGAAACCGGTGGTTGAGTCGAGATTGTCGATGGGCGAGCTTTATCTTGAGTCGTCTGATTGCCTGTAAATGCTTGACCATATCGATTTTGCAGTTCCGATTCAGAATCTTCGTCCATGCCAAATGCAGGTTGTTTGGGAATGTCTTTGGATGTTGTTGCAACAGCAGTCGCCGCAACATTGACTTTCCTGTGGAAGAAATAATTCTCATGTTTATGAGTCTGCCTATCGTTTAGTTCTACCGCAATTTACTTGTCATCCTTGGCAAACATCATGGACCATTTGTTCCCTTCTTCCTTTTCCACGTAATTACTGGGCTTCGGCAATTTGTTGCTGCAAACAGAAAATGTCTTTGTCTTTACGGTTTGCCGACTAAACTTTTGATTTGGAAATTACCTCTCCTTGATTGCAGACAGGGATTTCTCGATGACTTCCAACTTGTTGCTGGCTTTAATCGAATCAATGTCGAAACCAGGCAGACTGGCGGTAATgattctgcaaaaaaaaatgatttagaaCAGTTGATCGGTAAACATGTCCCTCAGTAACACTCACTTCAAAGCTTCCcgcaattcaattttatccaAATTGTCAATGTCATCCTTCGATCGTTTCTGCGACTTTGACTTcttctccttcttcttcttcttgctGTCCTTTTTCATCTTACggcttttctttttctcccgtttcttcgatttttcatCACCCAATTTCCGTTCTTTGCAGTATTTGTTTGTCTCTTCAACACATTTCCTGACTTTTTCCTCAAAGTTTTCCTCGTCACGTGTCAACTCCAGAAACTTGCGAACCTGCGTACATTTTGTAGTGTTAGCTCAGTTCTttaatcaaagaaaaacaaaatcaaatgaacAATTCGTACCCTGGCTTCATACTCGTCCGATTCAGAGACTGCCGATCCAACGAATGGGTCATTAAAATTACGCATGGTTTGCGGTGGTACGTCAACAGTCGGATTGGGCATCAAAGCCATGCGCTTACTCAACGGTGACAATGACTTCAATCGCTTATCTTTGCGAGAGCGTCcctttttcttcgatttttctgaatctgaaatttcAGTAATGGAAAAACGTTTCCGAGAATTAGCGATTTTCTATCAAAGACATATAATTGGCTCAGgttcaagttttcttttctttcaattcaaaaaatgttaaaatgtcgaaaggtaaaaaaaatcggttttgaTTTTGAACAAACCGGTAAATCGTGGTGTTACAATATGCGTCCACAATACTGGAGTTAAAGTGCTATTTCAGTTCTCTGTTCATTCTGATATAGGAAGTCGCGGTGAAAAGTCTAGACAAAATTTGTAATGTGAAAAATGCGAAATTCCGTTAAGGGTTGCATCGTTCAAGCAACAAAGTAGAAATTTCGTAGAAATCTCCACGATGTGATGGAGTTTGACTACTGAATGGTCCCGCCTCCGAAGAATATTTATCACGAGACTAAACTAAACTCTCCGTGAACAAGGGTTATTATCGAGTTGACAGATCTTCGAGATCTTGTATCTTGAATCAAAAATGGTCGGTGCAGTTAGACAAtctttttttacttcaaaaacACTTCTTCCGGTCACCATCCTCCAAATTAAGAGTGATACCGCCAAaacatcaaacaaaatcagacattttgggaTAATGGGTCacggatattattgagttatatcTCACTCGCTTCGTTGAACTattgcgagtaaaacgtagtattatgtttgctgaaatttattttgttgcagacgatcgaggtcatgaagtaagggtctgccaaaagagccccaaaatcattttcttgcgATTAATCGagggaaacaattttgagaaaaaacttttttagctaCGTTTGAAGGCCTTGAAGAGACGAtcattttgagtatacacaccaccagGTCCACGTTCACCTGTTGGTAATATCAATGATTTTGGGtgaaaaaataggtgattttcCCGAGTCCCTGACCGCCTGCAGTGACACAAGTCCATGACATGATATGTATGGCAAGGTAGCCTTGTCTCAGTAGTACCATGCTATGGAAAAACATCCTTGGATAAGTTTCACTGCAGAGGGTTGGAGCGACTTTAGTGGAAGTCCAACCCAAATCGACGAAAATTTATCGCtttctttcgtttgtttttcgcttttttgaggtttttttcccaaaattgtGTTACTCGACTAATcgtgaaaaaatgattttggggCTCTTTTGGCAGGCCCTTACTTCATGACCTTGATCGTctgcaacaaaataaatttcatcaaacgtagtactacgttttactcgcaacaGTTCAACGAAGCGAGTGATATACaactcaataatatccgtGACCCATTGTCCCAAATctgttcgaagatttcgcgatatcactcttaagttCAATGAATACAGAAATGAGTGCGTGTTCGATGGATGGTACAATGGATGTGTATTGCCGGAAATCAAGACCTTatattagaaaatgtttttgaggAAATAgtgaaatttgtcttttgaTTGAGCGATTCCGACAATCTGAATATAgtgaaatttggtgaaatttaggaaaatttgatgaaatttaggaaaatttggtgaaatttcgggatatttcgtgaaatttcggaatatttggtgaaatttctggatatttggtgaaatttctggatatttggtgaaattttgggaaatttggtgaaatttgggtaaatttggtgaaatttcggaaaatttggtGGAATTTCGGAagatttggtgaaatttcGGGAAATTTGGTGTTTCGggaaatttggtgaaatttggtgaaatttcggaaaatttggtgaaatttcgggagatttggtgaaatttcgggagatttggtgaaatttcgggaaatttggtgaaatttaggaaaatttggtgaaacttaggaaaatttgatgaaatttcgagaaatttggtgaaacttaggaaaatttgatgaaatttcgagaaatttagtgaaatttcgGGAAATTTAGTGTAATTCCgggaaattttgtgaaatttcgggaaatttggtgaaatttgggtaaatttggtgaaatttcggaaaatttcgtGATAATTGgtgaaatttcggaaaatttggtgaaatttggtgaaatttcgggaaatttggtgaaatttcgggaaatttggtgaaatttcgggaaatttggtgaaatttcgggaaatttggtgaaatttcgggagatttggtgaaattttgtgtttagaGAACTTTGGTgagggaaaatgtttttgccaaattagtgaaatttaaggaattttgaagaaatttaagaaactttAGGAACATTTAGTGAAATTGTGAAACTGTTTCCAAACATTAGACCCTGTCGGAAATTTAGTGTATGTTGCCCTAGGGATGACATCTACATAATTTAccgctttttcagtgctgtcatcaaaattaaaccTTAAAAAACTCGAGAAATATGTGGCTACGAAGAACTGGGAAACCAAGGATTATGCGGATCAAGGAGTTGTAAATCTAATACTTAGCAGCACTTTAAAAGTGGATCTAATTTACACAACAATTTACCGGGTAAATCAAAAACCCAAAATTTCGTCaactttaacaaaatgttCAGATTCGACACCGCACTATGAActtattcaattaatttttcttttgttccaaAACTTATAAAAACTTAATGCTAGTTCGTTCACAATAACCACACCTGATGACTTGTTGGGACAGCATGTccattccataaaatttttcatttttagacattttttgtgcaatttttttttaacttttagcGTAAATATTAGCGTAATACGAGGGTGCT
The DNA window shown above is from Bradysia coprophila strain Holo2 chromosome IV unlocalized genomic scaffold, BU_Bcop_v1 contig_84, whole genome shotgun sequence and carries:
- the LOC119072823 gene encoding uncharacterized protein LOC119072823; the protein is MQGTNSRDDHAFNINFVKIIKKKRCLYDKTLPEYRNKDEHEKAWEQIASELNENVPHCKERWRNLRACLTRHLKNSKQQIATGNTNYKPYYLAEHMKFVLPYTKSRQRDNVIVTEENTNAPIQVQKIEIDEYDDEKSSEPEPPALTIQTMMASSPNPTTRFVFVPPISSTPNAPVKRSAAAVEQESRPEGDNPDNVAASVEKKLKTKPDATATAVTEIDDSADLNFFKSLLPDIRQMTPAQKRKFKMGIFELINNIVD
- the LOC119072819 gene encoding tetratricopeptide repeat protein 14 homolog isoform X1 translates to MDDNALLNPALVAKSIGFHGQPLQKIWEGERGDVDLLKIGVVNPDYTSYQMRQKHFTFQNRAKRLRLHQFIAKNANLFFRTKIDDDVPQKEPSAIDGACTTMPPYDSFFFEKMDKSQRLKHVYSLLQIGDVVYGTVHNKINSGMFVKLLCTGEPTVRFLGDLTIRAFLPMCEAIPAIDRKGTQRSYITNDNICCELIEKNDDSEKLVISMRGAFNPKTQFGLVTYDHFPELYKSSTDLQHETYENILEASPGFKNPNSIDCLFEKVGLNASTIYTNMSGLNGKFPAEEYGSDLRQVQASKWAFRSVAEGIEHFKLGRHTEAFQCLNKALSIDPRNVEGLVARGALFANSGSFKKAVDDFDNALKLNPGHANARRYKGETLVALGRSYEEENKIDDAMKAYQNCLTIIPRHEEAQKSLDFLRSKKAVATNSKQLIEPNELTLPALNLKIAEQNRDASTSKKEADPRSKDKKNKKKKSKNRKRRNSSSTSSSDSSDSSESSSGSDSDSSDSTSSTDSEKSKKKGRSRKDKRLKSLSPLSKRMALMPNPTVDVPPQTMRNFNDPFVGSAVSESDEYEARVRKFLELTRDEENFEEKVRKCVEETNKYCKERKLGDEKSKKREKKKSRKMKKDSKKKKKEKKSKSQKRSKDDIDNLDKIELREALKIITASLPGFDIDSIKASNKLEVIEKSLSAIKESNKLPKPSNYVEKEEGNKWSMMFAKDDKKVNVAATAVATTSKDIPKQPAFGMDEDSESELQNRYGQAFTGNQTTQDKARPSTISTQPPVSTLPRPKYTEPPPQIPKPPTRQAVLDKFGNFRLPSSEKPPEPVIVPRRSRSSRSRSRSRRRYSGSRSRSRSYRRSRSRSYRSRSGGSRSRSRSFSRSRSRSGSMDRRRDRRPRGGRGGYDRGTYYKPRFGFGSSRSRGRGGYRDFRDYRDRDYRGRGRDRRWLGNGGGGGGGSSRGRFRDRSRERRRSRSRSYDSVDRKRSPNDRNRSPNDNEKSRSDRKNSPSASGNAQENWDKGAEANAPQDARGTGKDESLEEIEKIIEKGRKEKKEDMIERNKDLVKKTTTW
- the LOC119072819 gene encoding tetratricopeptide repeat protein 14 homolog isoform X2, with the translated sequence MDDNALLNPALVAKSIGFHGQPLQKIWEGERGDVDLLKIGVVNPDYTSYQMRQKHFTFQNRAKRLRLHQFIAKNANLFFRTKIDDDVPQKEPSAIDGACTTMPPYDSFFFEKMDKSQRLKHVYSLLQIGDVVYGTVHNKINSGMFVKLLCTGEPTVRFLGDLTIRAFLPMCEAIPAIDRKGTQRSYITNDNICCELIEKNDDSEKLVISMRGAFNPKTQFGLVTYDHFPELYKSSTDLQHETYENILEASPGFKNPNSIDCLFEKVGLNASTIYTNMSGLNGKFPAEEYGSDLRQVQASKWAFRSVAEGIEHFKLGRHTEAFQCLNKALSIDPRNVEGLVARGALFANSGSFKKAVDDFDNALKLNPGHANARRYKGETLVALGRSYEEENKIDDAMKAYQNCLTIIPRHEEAQKSLDFLRSKKAVATNSKQLIEPNELTLPALNLKIAEQNRDASTSKKEADPRSKDKKNKKKKSKNRKRRNSSSTSSSDSSDSSESSSGSDSDSSDSTSSTDSEKSKKKGRSRKDKRLKSLSPLSKRMALMPNPTVDVPPQTMRNFNDPFVGSAVSESDEYEARVRKFLELTRDEENFEEKVRKCVEETNKYCKERKLGDEKSKKREKKKSRKMKKDSKKKKKEKKSKSQKRSKDDIDNLDKIELREALKIITASLPGFDIDSIKASNKLEVIEKSLSAIKESNKLPKPSNYVEKEEGNKWSMMFAKDDKIISSTGKSMLRRLLLQQHPKTFPNNLHLAWTKILNRNCKIDMVKHLQAIRRLKIKLAHRQSRLNHRFQHYLVRSILSRRLRSRNHRHDKLSSISLAISGYHHRRNHLSQLLCHVVPVRVEVALVHVVAIVAAVHGPDRIVEVVRAHIEAEVVVLEADPDHFPDHGHVQEAWIVDGTEDQEEAEAVTIVERITNPDLDSVVAEAVVVEDTETSEIIVIVTIAVVVGTEDGWAMVVEVVVVPVVAVSVIEVVNEGAREAVLMTVSIVNAVRMIVTGVPTTMRKAEATGKIPHQQVVMPRKIGTKVLKRMHHRMHVVLERMRVWRKLRR